From the genome of Ananas comosus cultivar F153 linkage group 18, ASM154086v1, whole genome shotgun sequence, one region includes:
- the LOC109723947 gene encoding phytochrome B-like isoform X1 gives MASGSRDAANAPRSQSSGGSNVRGANAAAEYTVSKAIAQYTVDARLHAVFEQSGERGSSFDYSQSVLRTPQPASSNSAAAAERQITAYLSRIQRGGHIQPFGCTLAVDDSSFRVLAFSENAPELLDLLPPHSLVPSLPDADDDARGGLRLGCDARSLFAPASAALLERAAAAREISLLNPLWVHSRAASAKPFYAILHRVDVGIVVDLEPAPRSDDPTLSVAGAVQSQKLAVRAISRLQALPGGDVRLLCDTVVQHVRELTGYDRVMVYRFHEDEHGEVVAESRRADLEPYIGLHYPATDIPQASRFLFRQNRVRMIADCHAPPVRVLQDPALPQPLCLVGSTLRAPHGCHAQYMASMGSTASLAMAVIINASPGTTDVDDKASSSSSAMKLWGLVVCHHTSPRCIPFPLRYACEFLMQAFGLQLNMELQLGLQLSEKRILRTQTLLCDMLLRDSPTGIVTQSPSIMDLVKCDGAALFYRGRYYPLGVTPTEPQIRDLIGWLAASHGDSTGLSTDSLADAGYPNAAALGDAVCGMAVAYITPDDYLFWFRSHTAKEIKWGGAKHHPNDKDDGQRMHPRSSFKAFLEVVKSRSLPWENAEMDAIHSLQLILRDSFRDAAAAAAAAEGTTAVAGSSGGGGSSKAVVNGQLGDLELQGIEELSSVAREMVRLIETATAPIFAVDSNGQINGWNTKVAELTGLSVEEAMGKSLVHDLVFKESVEVTDKLLYRALQGEEDKNVEIKLKTFGSQQSKNAIFVVVNACSSRDYTNNIVGVCFVGQDVTGQKVVMDKFVHIQGDYKAIVHSPNPLIPPIFASDENTCCSEWNMAMEKLTGWPSGEVIGKLLVGEIFGSCCRLKGPDALTKFMIVLHNAIGGRETDKFPFAFFDKNGKYVQALLTANTRSKMDGETIGAFCFLQIASPELQQALEIQRQQEKKCYARMKELAYICQEIKNPLSGIRFTNSLLEMTDLNDDQKQFLETSASCEKQMLKIIKDANLHSIDDGSLVLDKSVFPVGSVINAVVSQVMILLRERGLQLIRDIPEEIKEISVYGDQFRIQQVLADFLLNMVRCAPSENGWVEIQVRPNLKQNPDGTETVLLLFRFACPGEGLAPELVQDMFHNSRWATEEGLGLSICRKILKLMGGDVQYIRESERCFFLIALELPTSQKSGSRDD, from the exons ATGGCGTCGGGCAGCCGCGACGCGGCGAACGCGCCCCGCTCGCAGTCGTCCGGCGGCAGCAACGTCCGCGGCGCGAACGCGGCGGCGGAGTACACGGTGAGCAAGGCGATCGCACAGTACACGGTGGACGCGCGGCTGCACGCGGTGTTCGAGCAGTCGGGCGAGCGCGGGAGCTCCTTCGACTACTCGCAGTCCGTCCTCCGCACGCCGCAGCCAGCCTCGTCGAAttccgcggcggcggccgagcgGCAGATCACGGCCTACCTCTCGCGGATCCAGCGCGGCGGCCACATCCAGCCCTTCGGCTGCACCCTCGCCGTCGACGACTCCTCCTTCCGCGTGCTCGCCTTCTCCGAGAACGCCCCCGAGCTCCTCGACCTCCTCCCCCCGCACTCCCTCGTCCCCTCCCTGCccgacgccgacgacgacgcccGCGGCGGCCTCCGCCTCGGCTGCGACGCGCGCTCCCTCTTCgcccccgcctccgccgccctgctcgagcgcgccgccgccgcgcgcgagATCAGCCTCCTCAACCCGCTCTGGGTGCACTCCCGCGCGGCGTCGGCGAAGCCCTTCTACGCCATCCTCCACCGCGTGGACGTCGGCATCGTGGTGGACCTCGAGCCCGCCCCGCGCTCGGACGACCCCACCCTctccgtcgccggcgccgtgcaGTCGCAGAAGCTGGCCGTGCGCGCCATCTCGCGCCTGCAGGCCCTCCCGGGCGGGGACGTGCGGCTGCTCTGCGACACCGTCGTCCAGCACGTGCGCGAGCTGACGGGGTACGACCGCGTGATGGTGTACAGGTTCCACGAGGACGAGCACGGCGAGGTGGTGGCCGAGAGCCGGCGCGCCGACCTGGAGCCCTACATCGGCCTCCACTACCCGGCCACCGACATCCCGCAGGCGTCCCGCTTCCTCTTCCGGCAGAACCGGGTGCGCATGATCGCCGACTGCCACGCGCCCCCCGTGCGCGTGCTGCAGGACCCCGCCCTCCCCCAGCCGCTCTGCCTCGTCGGCTCCACCCTGCGCGCCCCGCACGGCTGCCACGCCCAGTACATGGCCAGCATGGGCTCCACCGCCTCCCTCGCCATGGCCGTCATCATCAACGCCAGCCCCGGCACCACCGACGTCGACGACAAGGCCTCGAGCTCCTCCTCGGCCATGAAGCTGTGGGGGCTGGTGGTCTGCCACCACACCTCCCCGCGCTGCATCCCCTTCCCGCTCCGCTACGCCTGCGAGTTCCTGATGCAGGCCTTCGGGCTGCAGCTGAACATGGAGCTGCAGCTGGGGCTCCAGCTGTCGGAGAAGCGCATCCTGCGCACCCAGACGCTGCTCTGCGACATGCTCCTCCGCGACTCCCCCACGGGGATCGTCACGCAGAGCCCCAGCATCATGGACCTCGTCAAGTGCGACGGCGCCGCCCTCTTCTACCGCGGCCGCTACTACCCGCTCGGCGTCACCCCCACCGAGCCCCAGATCCGGGACCTCATCGGCTGGCTCGCCGCCTCCCACGGCGACTCCACCGGCCTCAGCACCGACAGCCTCGCCGACGCCGGCTACCCCAACGCCGCCGCCCTCGGCGACGCCGTCTGCGGCATGGCCGTCGCCTACATCACCCCCGACGACTACCTCTTCTGGTTCCGCTCCCACACCGCCAAGGAGATCAAGTGGGGCGGCGCCAAGCACCACCCCAACGACAAGGACGACGGCCAGCGCATGCACCCCCGCTCCTCCTTCAAGGCCTTCCTCGAGGTCGTCAAGAGCCGCAGCCTGCCCTGGGAGAACGCCGAGATGGACGCCATCCACTCCCTGCAGCTCATCCTGCGCGACTCCTTCagggacgccgccgccgccgccgccgccgccgagggcACGACCGCCGTAGcaggcagcagcggcggcgg CGGCAGCTCCAAGGCCGTCGTGAACGGGCAGCTCGGCGACCTGGAGCTGCAGGGGATAGAGGAGCTCAGCTCCGTCGCGAGGGAGATGGTCAGGCTGATCGAGACGGCCACCGCCCCCATTTTCGCGGTCGACTCGAACGGCCAGATCAACGGCTGGAACACGAAGGTCGCCGAGCTGACGGGTCTGTCGGTCGAGGAAGCTATGGGCAAGTCGCTGGTTCACGATCTCGTCTTTAAGGAGTCGGTGGAAGTCACAGATAAGCTTCTCTACCGAGCTCTACAAG GTGAAGAAGATAAAAATGTCGAAATAAAGCTGAAAACATTTGGCTCTCAGCAATCCAAGAATGCTATATTCGTCGTAGTCAACGCGTGCTCTAGCAGGGATTACACAAATAACATCGTAGGAGTATGTTTTGTCGGTCAGGATGTTACCGGCCAAAAAGTGGTGATGGATAAGTTCGTTCATATCCAAGGTGATTACAAGGCCATAGTGCACAGTCCTAACCCTCTGATACCCCCTATATTCGCTTCGGATGAGAACACCTGCTGCTCAGAATGGAACATGGCTATGGAAAAGCTTACTGGTTGGCCAAGTGGGGAGGTTATTGGGAAGCTCTTGGTAGGGGAGATCTTCGGGAGTTGCTGTAGACTCAAGGGTCCAGATGCGCTCACCAAGTTCATGATAGTCCTTCATAATGCTATAGGAGGACGAGAGACCGATAAGTTCCCTTTCGCATTTTTCGACAAGAATGGAAAGTACGTGCAAGCTCTATTGACCGCAAACACGAGAAGTAAAATGGATGGTGAGACAATTGGAGCGTTTTGCTTCTTGCAGATTGCAAGTCCTGAGCTGCAGCAAGCTCTTGAAATTCAGAGGCAGCAGGAAAAGAAGTGCTATGCCAGAATGAAGGAATTGGCTTATATCTGTCAAGAGATCAAAAACCCATTAAGTGGGATTCGGTTTACGAACTCCTTGCTGGAGATGACGGACTTAAATGATGATCAGAAGCAGTTTCTTGAAACAAGCGCTTCTTGTGAGAAGCAGATGTTGAAGATAATAAAGGACGCCAATCTGCACAGCATTGATGATGG CTCCCTGGTGCTTGACAAAAGTGTATTTCCTGTTGGGAGTGTCATTAATGCTGTTGTGAGCCAAGTCATGATTTTGCTGAGAGAAAGAGGCTTACAATTGATTCGTGATATTCCTgaagaaattaaagaaatttcTGTCTACGGCGATCAATTTAGAATTCAACAAGTTCTAGCTGATTTTTTGCTGAACATGGTGCGGTGTGCACCCTCCGAAAATGGTTGGGTAGAGATCCAAGTGAGGCCGAATTTGAAACAGAATCCTGATGGAACAGAAACAGTGCTCCTCCTCTTCAG ATTTGCTTGCCCTGGCGAGGGCCTTGCTCCCGAACTCGTCCAAGACATGTTCCATaattcgcggtgggcgaccgaAGAAGGTCTCGGGCTAAGCATTTGCCGGAAAATCCTCAAGCTAATGGGTGGCGACGTCCAATACATTCGGGAGTCAGAGAGGTGTTTCTTCCTCATCGCCTTAGAACTTCCCACTTCTCAGAAAAGTGGAAGCAGAGACGATTAA
- the LOC109723947 gene encoding phytochrome B-like isoform X3, with protein MASGSRDAANAPRSQSSGGSNVRGANAAAEYTVSKAIAQYTVDARLHAVFEQSGERGSSFDYSQSVLRTPQPASSNSAAAAERQITAYLSRIQRGGHIQPFGCTLAVDDSSFRVLAFSENAPELLDLLPPHSLVPSLPDADDDARGGLRLGCDARSLFAPASAALLERAAAAREISLLNPLWVHSRAASAKPFYAILHRVDVGIVVDLEPAPRSDDPTLSVAGAVQSQKLAVRAISRLQALPGGDVRLLCDTVVQHVRELTGYDRVMVYRFHEDEHGEVVAESRRADLEPYIGLHYPATDIPQASRFLFRQNRVRMIADCHAPPVRVLQDPALPQPLCLVGSTLRAPHGCHAQYMASMGSTASLAMAVIINASPGTTDVDDKASSSSSAMKLWGLVVCHHTSPRCIPFPLRYACEFLMQAFGLQLNMELQLGLQLSEKRILRTQTLLCDMLLRDSPTGIVTQSPSIMDLVKCDGAALFYRGRYYPLGVTPTEPQIRDLIGWLAASHGDSTGLSTDSLADAGYPNAAALGDAVCGMAVAYITPDDYLFWFRSHTAKEIKWGGAKHHPNDKDDGQRMHPRSSFKAFLEVVKSRSLPWENAEMDAIHSLQLILRDSFRDAAAAAAAAEGTTAVAGSSGGGGSSKAVVNGQLGDLELQGIEELSSVAREMVRLIETATAPIFAVDSNGQINGWNTKVAELTGLSVEEAMGKSLVHDLVFKESVEVTDKLLYRALQGEEDKNVEIKLKTFGSQQSKNAIFVVVNACSSRDYTNNIVGVCFVGQDVTGQKVVMDKFVHIQGDYKAIVHSPNPLIPPIFASDENTCCSEWNMAMEKLTGWPSGEVIGKLLVGEIFGSCCRLKGPDALTKFMIVLHNAIGGRETDKFPFAFFDKNGKYVQALLTANTRSKMDGETIGAFCFLQIASPELQQALEIQRQQEKKCYARMKELAYICQEIKNPLSGIRFTNSLLEMTDLNDDQKQFLETSASCEKQMLKIIKDANLHSIDDGDHSDRIEVIRKIPWRGFSVAVFAPFYPVLTIFIDFSRDTRLSQGMLF; from the exons ATGGCGTCGGGCAGCCGCGACGCGGCGAACGCGCCCCGCTCGCAGTCGTCCGGCGGCAGCAACGTCCGCGGCGCGAACGCGGCGGCGGAGTACACGGTGAGCAAGGCGATCGCACAGTACACGGTGGACGCGCGGCTGCACGCGGTGTTCGAGCAGTCGGGCGAGCGCGGGAGCTCCTTCGACTACTCGCAGTCCGTCCTCCGCACGCCGCAGCCAGCCTCGTCGAAttccgcggcggcggccgagcgGCAGATCACGGCCTACCTCTCGCGGATCCAGCGCGGCGGCCACATCCAGCCCTTCGGCTGCACCCTCGCCGTCGACGACTCCTCCTTCCGCGTGCTCGCCTTCTCCGAGAACGCCCCCGAGCTCCTCGACCTCCTCCCCCCGCACTCCCTCGTCCCCTCCCTGCccgacgccgacgacgacgcccGCGGCGGCCTCCGCCTCGGCTGCGACGCGCGCTCCCTCTTCgcccccgcctccgccgccctgctcgagcgcgccgccgccgcgcgcgagATCAGCCTCCTCAACCCGCTCTGGGTGCACTCCCGCGCGGCGTCGGCGAAGCCCTTCTACGCCATCCTCCACCGCGTGGACGTCGGCATCGTGGTGGACCTCGAGCCCGCCCCGCGCTCGGACGACCCCACCCTctccgtcgccggcgccgtgcaGTCGCAGAAGCTGGCCGTGCGCGCCATCTCGCGCCTGCAGGCCCTCCCGGGCGGGGACGTGCGGCTGCTCTGCGACACCGTCGTCCAGCACGTGCGCGAGCTGACGGGGTACGACCGCGTGATGGTGTACAGGTTCCACGAGGACGAGCACGGCGAGGTGGTGGCCGAGAGCCGGCGCGCCGACCTGGAGCCCTACATCGGCCTCCACTACCCGGCCACCGACATCCCGCAGGCGTCCCGCTTCCTCTTCCGGCAGAACCGGGTGCGCATGATCGCCGACTGCCACGCGCCCCCCGTGCGCGTGCTGCAGGACCCCGCCCTCCCCCAGCCGCTCTGCCTCGTCGGCTCCACCCTGCGCGCCCCGCACGGCTGCCACGCCCAGTACATGGCCAGCATGGGCTCCACCGCCTCCCTCGCCATGGCCGTCATCATCAACGCCAGCCCCGGCACCACCGACGTCGACGACAAGGCCTCGAGCTCCTCCTCGGCCATGAAGCTGTGGGGGCTGGTGGTCTGCCACCACACCTCCCCGCGCTGCATCCCCTTCCCGCTCCGCTACGCCTGCGAGTTCCTGATGCAGGCCTTCGGGCTGCAGCTGAACATGGAGCTGCAGCTGGGGCTCCAGCTGTCGGAGAAGCGCATCCTGCGCACCCAGACGCTGCTCTGCGACATGCTCCTCCGCGACTCCCCCACGGGGATCGTCACGCAGAGCCCCAGCATCATGGACCTCGTCAAGTGCGACGGCGCCGCCCTCTTCTACCGCGGCCGCTACTACCCGCTCGGCGTCACCCCCACCGAGCCCCAGATCCGGGACCTCATCGGCTGGCTCGCCGCCTCCCACGGCGACTCCACCGGCCTCAGCACCGACAGCCTCGCCGACGCCGGCTACCCCAACGCCGCCGCCCTCGGCGACGCCGTCTGCGGCATGGCCGTCGCCTACATCACCCCCGACGACTACCTCTTCTGGTTCCGCTCCCACACCGCCAAGGAGATCAAGTGGGGCGGCGCCAAGCACCACCCCAACGACAAGGACGACGGCCAGCGCATGCACCCCCGCTCCTCCTTCAAGGCCTTCCTCGAGGTCGTCAAGAGCCGCAGCCTGCCCTGGGAGAACGCCGAGATGGACGCCATCCACTCCCTGCAGCTCATCCTGCGCGACTCCTTCagggacgccgccgccgccgccgccgccgccgagggcACGACCGCCGTAGcaggcagcagcggcggcgg CGGCAGCTCCAAGGCCGTCGTGAACGGGCAGCTCGGCGACCTGGAGCTGCAGGGGATAGAGGAGCTCAGCTCCGTCGCGAGGGAGATGGTCAGGCTGATCGAGACGGCCACCGCCCCCATTTTCGCGGTCGACTCGAACGGCCAGATCAACGGCTGGAACACGAAGGTCGCCGAGCTGACGGGTCTGTCGGTCGAGGAAGCTATGGGCAAGTCGCTGGTTCACGATCTCGTCTTTAAGGAGTCGGTGGAAGTCACAGATAAGCTTCTCTACCGAGCTCTACAAG GTGAAGAAGATAAAAATGTCGAAATAAAGCTGAAAACATTTGGCTCTCAGCAATCCAAGAATGCTATATTCGTCGTAGTCAACGCGTGCTCTAGCAGGGATTACACAAATAACATCGTAGGAGTATGTTTTGTCGGTCAGGATGTTACCGGCCAAAAAGTGGTGATGGATAAGTTCGTTCATATCCAAGGTGATTACAAGGCCATAGTGCACAGTCCTAACCCTCTGATACCCCCTATATTCGCTTCGGATGAGAACACCTGCTGCTCAGAATGGAACATGGCTATGGAAAAGCTTACTGGTTGGCCAAGTGGGGAGGTTATTGGGAAGCTCTTGGTAGGGGAGATCTTCGGGAGTTGCTGTAGACTCAAGGGTCCAGATGCGCTCACCAAGTTCATGATAGTCCTTCATAATGCTATAGGAGGACGAGAGACCGATAAGTTCCCTTTCGCATTTTTCGACAAGAATGGAAAGTACGTGCAAGCTCTATTGACCGCAAACACGAGAAGTAAAATGGATGGTGAGACAATTGGAGCGTTTTGCTTCTTGCAGATTGCAAGTCCTGAGCTGCAGCAAGCTCTTGAAATTCAGAGGCAGCAGGAAAAGAAGTGCTATGCCAGAATGAAGGAATTGGCTTATATCTGTCAAGAGATCAAAAACCCATTAAGTGGGATTCGGTTTACGAACTCCTTGCTGGAGATGACGGACTTAAATGATGATCAGAAGCAGTTTCTTGAAACAAGCGCTTCTTGTGAGAAGCAGATGTTGAAGATAATAAAGGACGCCAATCTGCACAGCATTGATGATGG GGATCACTCAGATAGGATAGAGGTGATTAGGAAAATTCCTTGGCGTGGCTTCTCTGTTGCAGTCTTTGCTCCATTCTACCCAGTATTAACTATCTTTATTGACTTCTCGCGTGACACACGGCTCTCACAAGGAATGTTGTTTTAG
- the LOC109723947 gene encoding phytochrome B-like isoform X2 translates to MASGSRDAANAPRSQSSGGSNVRGANAAAEYTVSKAIAQYTVDARLHAVFEQSGERGSSFDYSQSVLRTPQPASSNSAAAAERQITAYLSRIQRGGHIQPFGCTLAVDDSSFRVLAFSENAPELLDLLPPHSLVPSLPDADDDARGGLRLGCDARSLFAPASAALLERAAAAREISLLNPLWVHSRAASAKPFYAILHRVDVGIVVDLEPAPRSDDPTLSVAGAVQSQKLAVRAISRLQALPGGDVRLLCDTVVQHVRELTGYDRVMVYRFHEDEHGEVVAESRRADLEPYIGLHYPATDIPQASRFLFRQNRVRMIADCHAPPVRVLQDPALPQPLCLVGSTLRAPHGCHAQYMASMGSTASLAMAVIINASPGTTDVDDKASSSSSAMKLWGLVVCHHTSPRCIPFPLRYACEFLMQAFGLQLNMELQLGLQLSEKRILRTQTLLCDMLLRDSPTGIVTQSPSIMDLVKCDGAALFYRGRYYPLGVTPTEPQIRDLIGWLAASHGDSTGLSTDSLADAGYPNAAALGDAVCGMAVAYITPDDYLFWFRSHTAKEIKWGGAKHHPNDKDDGQRMHPRSSFKAFLEVVKSRSLPWENAEMDAIHSLQLILRDSFRDAAAAAAAAEGTTAVAGSSGGGGSSKAVVNGQLGDLELQGIEELSSVAREMVRLIETATAPIFAVDSNGQINGWNTKVAELTGLSVEEAMGKSLVHDLVFKESVEVTDKLLYRALQGEEDKNVEIKLKTFGSQQSKNAIFVVVNACSSRDYTNNIVGVCFVGQDVTGQKVVMDKFVHIQGDYKAIVHSPNPLIPPIFASDENTCCSEWNMAMEKLTGWPSGEVIGKLLVGEIFGSCCRLKGPDALTKFMIVLHNAIGGRETDKFPFAFFDKNGKYVQALLTANTRSKMDGETIGAFCFLQIASPELQQALEIQRQQEKKCYARMKELAYICQEIKNPLSGIRFTNSLLEMTDLNDDQKQFLETSASCEKQMLKIIKDANLHSIDDGSLVLDKSVFPVGSVINAVVSQVMILLRERGLQLIRDIPEEIKEISVYGDQFRIQQVLADFLLNMVRCAPSENGWVEIQVRPNLKQNPDGTETVLLLFRFACPGEGLAPELVQDMFHNSRWATEEGLGLSICRKILKLMGGDVQYIRESERCFFLIALELPTSQKSGSRDD, encoded by the exons ATGGCGTCGGGCAGCCGCGACGCGGCGAACGCGCCCCGCTCGCAGTCGTCCGGCGGCAGCAACGTCCGCGGCGCGAACGCGGCGGCGGAGTACACGGTGAGCAAGGCGATCGCACAGTACACGGTGGACGCGCGGCTGCACGCGGTGTTCGAGCAGTCGGGCGAGCGCGGGAGCTCCTTCGACTACTCGCAGTCCGTCCTCCGCACGCCGCAGCCAGCCTCGTCGAAttccgcggcggcggccgagcgGCAGATCACGGCCTACCTCTCGCGGATCCAGCGCGGCGGCCACATCCAGCCCTTCGGCTGCACCCTCGCCGTCGACGACTCCTCCTTCCGCGTGCTCGCCTTCTCCGAGAACGCCCCCGAGCTCCTCGACCTCCTCCCCCCGCACTCCCTCGTCCCCTCCCTGCccgacgccgacgacgacgcccGCGGCGGCCTCCGCCTCGGCTGCGACGCGCGCTCCCTCTTCgcccccgcctccgccgccctgctcgagcgcgccgccgccgcgcgcgagATCAGCCTCCTCAACCCGCTCTGGGTGCACTCCCGCGCGGCGTCGGCGAAGCCCTTCTACGCCATCCTCCACCGCGTGGACGTCGGCATCGTGGTGGACCTCGAGCCCGCCCCGCGCTCGGACGACCCCACCCTctccgtcgccggcgccgtgcaGTCGCAGAAGCTGGCCGTGCGCGCCATCTCGCGCCTGCAGGCCCTCCCGGGCGGGGACGTGCGGCTGCTCTGCGACACCGTCGTCCAGCACGTGCGCGAGCTGACGGGGTACGACCGCGTGATGGTGTACAGGTTCCACGAGGACGAGCACGGCGAGGTGGTGGCCGAGAGCCGGCGCGCCGACCTGGAGCCCTACATCGGCCTCCACTACCCGGCCACCGACATCCCGCAGGCGTCCCGCTTCCTCTTCCGGCAGAACCGGGTGCGCATGATCGCCGACTGCCACGCGCCCCCCGTGCGCGTGCTGCAGGACCCCGCCCTCCCCCAGCCGCTCTGCCTCGTCGGCTCCACCCTGCGCGCCCCGCACGGCTGCCACGCCCAGTACATGGCCAGCATGGGCTCCACCGCCTCCCTCGCCATGGCCGTCATCATCAACGCCAGCCCCGGCACCACCGACGTCGACGACAAGGCCTCGAGCTCCTCCTCGGCCATGAAGCTGTGGGGGCTGGTGGTCTGCCACCACACCTCCCCGCGCTGCATCCCCTTCCCGCTCCGCTACGCCTGCGAGTTCCTGATGCAGGCCTTCGGGCTGCAGCTGAACATGGAGCTGCAGCTGGGGCTCCAGCTGTCGGAGAAGCGCATCCTGCGCACCCAGACGCTGCTCTGCGACATGCTCCTCCGCGACTCCCCCACGGGGATCGTCACGCAGAGCCCCAGCATCATGGACCTCGTCAAGTGCGACGGCGCCGCCCTCTTCTACCGCGGCCGCTACTACCCGCTCGGCGTCACCCCCACCGAGCCCCAGATCCGGGACCTCATCGGCTGGCTCGCCGCCTCCCACGGCGACTCCACCGGCCTCAGCACCGACAGCCTCGCCGACGCCGGCTACCCCAACGCCGCCGCCCTCGGCGACGCCGTCTGCGGCATGGCCGTCGCCTACATCACCCCCGACGACTACCTCTTCTGGTTCCGCTCCCACACCGCCAAGGAGATCAAGTGGGGCGGCGCCAAGCACCACCCCAACGACAAGGACGACGGCCAGCGCATGCACCCCCGCTCCTCCTTCAAGGCCTTCCTCGAGGTCGTCAAGAGCCGCAGCCTGCCCTGGGAGAACGCCGAGATGGACGCCATCCACTCCCTGCAGCTCATCCTGCGCGACTCCTTCagggacgccgccgccgccgccgccgccgccgagggcACGACCGCCGTAGcaggcagcagcggcggcggcggcagc TCCAAGGCCGTCGTGAACGGGCAGCTCGGCGACCTGGAGCTGCAGGGGATAGAGGAGCTCAGCTCCGTCGCGAGGGAGATGGTCAGGCTGATCGAGACGGCCACCGCCCCCATTTTCGCGGTCGACTCGAACGGCCAGATCAACGGCTGGAACACGAAGGTCGCCGAGCTGACGGGTCTGTCGGTCGAGGAAGCTATGGGCAAGTCGCTGGTTCACGATCTCGTCTTTAAGGAGTCGGTGGAAGTCACAGATAAGCTTCTCTACCGAGCTCTACAAG GTGAAGAAGATAAAAATGTCGAAATAAAGCTGAAAACATTTGGCTCTCAGCAATCCAAGAATGCTATATTCGTCGTAGTCAACGCGTGCTCTAGCAGGGATTACACAAATAACATCGTAGGAGTATGTTTTGTCGGTCAGGATGTTACCGGCCAAAAAGTGGTGATGGATAAGTTCGTTCATATCCAAGGTGATTACAAGGCCATAGTGCACAGTCCTAACCCTCTGATACCCCCTATATTCGCTTCGGATGAGAACACCTGCTGCTCAGAATGGAACATGGCTATGGAAAAGCTTACTGGTTGGCCAAGTGGGGAGGTTATTGGGAAGCTCTTGGTAGGGGAGATCTTCGGGAGTTGCTGTAGACTCAAGGGTCCAGATGCGCTCACCAAGTTCATGATAGTCCTTCATAATGCTATAGGAGGACGAGAGACCGATAAGTTCCCTTTCGCATTTTTCGACAAGAATGGAAAGTACGTGCAAGCTCTATTGACCGCAAACACGAGAAGTAAAATGGATGGTGAGACAATTGGAGCGTTTTGCTTCTTGCAGATTGCAAGTCCTGAGCTGCAGCAAGCTCTTGAAATTCAGAGGCAGCAGGAAAAGAAGTGCTATGCCAGAATGAAGGAATTGGCTTATATCTGTCAAGAGATCAAAAACCCATTAAGTGGGATTCGGTTTACGAACTCCTTGCTGGAGATGACGGACTTAAATGATGATCAGAAGCAGTTTCTTGAAACAAGCGCTTCTTGTGAGAAGCAGATGTTGAAGATAATAAAGGACGCCAATCTGCACAGCATTGATGATGG CTCCCTGGTGCTTGACAAAAGTGTATTTCCTGTTGGGAGTGTCATTAATGCTGTTGTGAGCCAAGTCATGATTTTGCTGAGAGAAAGAGGCTTACAATTGATTCGTGATATTCCTgaagaaattaaagaaatttcTGTCTACGGCGATCAATTTAGAATTCAACAAGTTCTAGCTGATTTTTTGCTGAACATGGTGCGGTGTGCACCCTCCGAAAATGGTTGGGTAGAGATCCAAGTGAGGCCGAATTTGAAACAGAATCCTGATGGAACAGAAACAGTGCTCCTCCTCTTCAG ATTTGCTTGCCCTGGCGAGGGCCTTGCTCCCGAACTCGTCCAAGACATGTTCCATaattcgcggtgggcgaccgaAGAAGGTCTCGGGCTAAGCATTTGCCGGAAAATCCTCAAGCTAATGGGTGGCGACGTCCAATACATTCGGGAGTCAGAGAGGTGTTTCTTCCTCATCGCCTTAGAACTTCCCACTTCTCAGAAAAGTGGAAGCAGAGACGATTAA